From the Clostridiales bacterium FE2011 genome, one window contains:
- a CDS encoding helix-turn-helix transcriptional regulator produces the protein MNEQLILKNKLKEIRTEKGLSQAGLAELVGVSRNTISSIETGQFCPTAKLALILCVALDKKFEDIFYF, from the coding sequence ATGAACGAGCAGCTGATCCTGAAAAACAAGCTCAAGGAAATCCGCACGGAAAAAGGCCTCTCCCAGGCCGGTCTGGCTGAACTGGTCGGCGTTTCCCGCAACACCATCAGTTCCATCGAAACCGGCCAGTTCTGCCCGACAGCAAAGCTGGCGTTGATCCTGTGCGTCGCCCTGGATAAGAAATTTGAAGATATCTTCTATTTCTGA
- the gyrA gene encoding DNA gyrase subunit A, with product MIQDKLIPVNLEQEMKKSFIAYAMAVIVDRALPDVRDGLKPVHRRILYDMSEELGMTPDKPTRKSARVVGDVLGKFHPHGDSSVYDAMVRLAQPFNIRYPLIEGQGNFGSVDGDGAAAMRYTEARLQKLTMHLLDGIDKDTVDFYPNFDETLQQPSVLPARFPNLLVNGSSGIAVGMATNIPPHNLTEVINGVICMIDNPECTIDDLMQHIKGPDFPTGGLIMGRSGIRAAYHTGHGRITVRAKTNVEEMGGNRSRIIVTEIPYQVNKSVLVKKIADLVHEKKIEGISDIRDESNDRQGMRIVIELKRDVQPQVVLNMLYKHTPMQENFGANMLALVDGKPQVLNLREMIYYYLEHQKDVVTRRTRFELNKAQNRAHILEGLLKALDHIDEIVAIIRASKDTNTARDALMMRFEFSEKQAQAILDMRLARLTGLERERLQEEYEELERTIERLTAILGDEHLLMDVIKTEISEIRDKFGDERRSELTIAEDDIDIEDLIQEENMVVTLTHEGYVKRVSSSVYRAQHRGGRGVSGMNVKETDYTTQMFVVSTHQEIMFFTNMGRVYSLKCYQIPEAGRQARGTAIINLLHIVSGEKVSTMLPMPKETEEEHNLVMATRNGMIKKTALEEFRNLRKNGLIAIALREGDELIGVRLSNGDDEMLVSTRKGKCIRFNERHVRNVGRNSIGVRSMRIAEGDEVIDIAAVEPETTVLAITTKGYGKRTDPEEYREQGRGGMGVKAMQLTDKTGDLAALMFVHEDEDILLITDDGTIIRARAADVRLCGRSTQGVRIMRLAEGSTVVGVCRAEKEEEATEEEALVEGAEVTETAEAAEAAEKPETEGTVESAPEENPQE from the coding sequence ATGATTCAAGACAAGCTGATTCCCGTCAATCTGGAACAGGAAATGAAAAAGAGCTTCATCGCCTACGCCATGGCGGTGATTGTGGACCGGGCGCTCCCGGATGTCCGGGACGGTCTGAAGCCGGTCCATCGCCGGATCCTGTACGACATGTCCGAAGAACTGGGCATGACGCCGGACAAGCCGACCCGTAAGAGCGCCCGCGTGGTTGGCGACGTTCTGGGTAAATTCCACCCCCACGGAGACTCCTCCGTGTACGACGCCATGGTCCGCCTGGCCCAGCCCTTCAACATCCGCTATCCGCTGATTGAAGGCCAGGGTAACTTCGGTTCCGTCGACGGTGACGGCGCCGCGGCTATGCGTTATACGGAAGCCCGCCTGCAGAAGCTGACCATGCACCTGCTGGACGGTATCGATAAGGACACCGTGGACTTCTATCCCAACTTTGACGAAACCCTGCAGCAGCCCTCTGTTCTGCCGGCCCGGTTCCCGAACCTGCTGGTGAACGGTTCCAGCGGTATTGCCGTCGGTATGGCGACAAACATCCCGCCGCACAACCTCACCGAGGTGATCAACGGCGTTATCTGCATGATCGACAATCCGGAATGCACGATTGACGACCTGATGCAGCACATCAAGGGACCTGATTTCCCAACGGGCGGCCTGATCATGGGTCGCAGCGGCATCCGGGCAGCCTATCATACCGGCCACGGCCGGATTACCGTCCGGGCCAAGACCAACGTGGAGGAAATGGGAGGCAACCGCAGCCGCATCATCGTGACTGAGATTCCCTACCAGGTGAACAAGTCCGTCCTGGTCAAGAAGATTGCGGACCTGGTGCACGAGAAGAAGATCGAAGGCATCAGCGACATCCGGGATGAGTCCAACGACCGCCAGGGTATGCGCATCGTGATTGAACTGAAGCGGGACGTTCAGCCCCAGGTGGTGCTGAACATGCTGTACAAGCATACCCCCATGCAGGAAAACTTCGGTGCGAACATGCTGGCGCTGGTGGATGGCAAGCCCCAGGTGCTGAACCTGCGGGAGATGATCTACTACTACCTGGAGCACCAGAAGGACGTAGTAACCCGCCGGACCAGATTTGAACTGAACAAGGCGCAGAACCGCGCGCACATCTTGGAAGGCCTGCTGAAGGCTCTGGATCATATCGACGAGATCGTCGCAATTATCCGGGCCAGCAAGGATACCAACACCGCCAGGGACGCCCTGATGATGCGCTTCGAGTTCAGCGAAAAGCAGGCCCAGGCCATTCTGGACATGCGCCTGGCCCGCCTGACCGGCCTGGAACGGGAACGCCTGCAGGAGGAATACGAGGAACTGGAAAGAACCATCGAACGGCTGACCGCGATCCTGGGTGACGAACACCTGCTGATGGACGTGATCAAGACCGAAATCAGCGAAATCCGGGACAAGTTCGGTGATGAACGCCGCAGCGAGCTGACCATCGCTGAGGACGACATTGATATTGAAGACCTGATCCAGGAAGAAAACATGGTGGTTACCCTGACCCATGAAGGGTATGTGAAGCGTGTTTCCTCCTCTGTGTACCGTGCGCAGCACCGCGGCGGACGCGGCGTCTCCGGCATGAACGTGAAGGAAACCGACTACACGACCCAGATGTTCGTGGTCAGCACACACCAGGAGATCATGTTCTTCACGAACATGGGCCGGGTGTACAGCCTGAAGTGCTACCAGATTCCGGAAGCCGGACGCCAGGCACGCGGCACGGCAATTATCAACCTGCTGCACATTGTGAGCGGGGAGAAGGTTTCCACCATGCTGCCCATGCCGAAGGAGACCGAGGAAGAGCACAACCTGGTGATGGCAACCCGGAACGGTATGATCAAGAAGACCGCCCTGGAAGAGTTCCGCAACCTGCGCAAGAACGGCCTGATCGCTATTGCGCTGCGGGAGGGTGATGAGCTGATCGGCGTCCGGCTGAGCAACGGTGACGATGAGATGCTGGTTTCCACCCGCAAGGGTAAGTGCATCCGCTTCAACGAGCGGCACGTGCGCAATGTGGGCCGCAACTCCATCGGCGTGCGCTCCATGAGGATCGCGGAAGGCGATGAAGTGATCGACATCGCAGCGGTTGAACCGGAAACGACCGTGCTGGCAATTACCACAAAGGGTTACGGCAAGCGGACCGATCCGGAAGAATACCGTGAGCAGGGCCGCGGCGGTATGGGCGTAAAGGCCATGCAGCTGACCGACAAGACCGGCGACCTGGCTGCCCTGATGTTTGTCCACGAGGACGAGGATATCCTGCTGATTACCGACGACGGCACCATTATCCGTGCAAGGGCTGCTGACGTCCGCCTGTGCGGCCGTTCCACCCAGGGTGTCCGGATCATGAGGCTGGCTGAAGGCAGCACCGTGGTCGGCGTCTGCCGCGCGGAGAAGGAAGAGGAAGCCACGGAAGAAGAAGCACTCGTTGAAGGCGCTGAAGTGACGGAAACGGCTGAAGCCGCGGAAGCCGCTGAAAAGCCTGAAACGGAAGGAACCGTGGAAAGCGCTCCGGAAGAGAATCCGCAGGAATAA
- a CDS encoding bifunctional metallophosphatase/5'-nucleotidase, with protein MKKLLALLLTFCLLLGCCAAFAEEAAAPALEKNLVILFTSDVHCGIDQGWGYAGLYAVKESLSADNYVMLVDDGDAIQGEPIGTMTTGEGIIDIMNAVGYDLAVPGNHEFDYGMDRFLELTKKANFPYLSCNFNKEGELVFQPYVIKEFDGVKIAFVGVCTPMTLRSSTPRYFMNDQGEFIYGFLQDDTGEALYAAVQKSVDDARAEGANYVVVLAHLGNEAECSPWMYSDVIANTTGIDAWLDGHSHDTEQTVEKNKDGADVVRSACGTKLANIGALTIAKDGTISSQLFGWDSSIAAPKLLALNNAGSEAVAAASDVLNAKLQEVVAKTAVDLYINDPEATTDEGKPVRIIRRAETNLGDLCADAYRDQGGNTDIAFVNGGGIRVQLNAGDLTLNNILSVHPFGNSLTVIEVTGQQVLDALEWSVHSLPGEFGGFDQVSGITFEYDSEIESPVIQDESKMFAGIDDTKERRVRNVLVGGEPLDPEKTYTLASHDYQLLNNGDGYTMFNGCKVLQESVKLDNQVLIDYITQTLGGVVGEGYDQPYGQGRIVSVHAE; from the coding sequence ATGAAAAAACTGCTTGCTCTTCTGTTGACTTTTTGCCTGCTCCTGGGCTGCTGCGCCGCTTTTGCGGAAGAAGCTGCTGCCCCGGCGCTGGAAAAGAACCTGGTTATCCTGTTCACCAGTGACGTGCACTGCGGCATTGATCAGGGCTGGGGTTATGCCGGCCTTTACGCGGTGAAGGAAAGCCTGTCCGCTGACAACTATGTCATGCTGGTGGATGACGGCGACGCCATCCAGGGTGAACCCATCGGTACCATGACCACCGGTGAGGGCATCATCGATATCATGAATGCTGTCGGCTACGATCTCGCCGTTCCCGGCAACCATGAGTTCGATTACGGCATGGACCGCTTCCTGGAGCTGACAAAAAAGGCTAATTTCCCCTACCTCAGCTGCAACTTCAACAAGGAAGGCGAACTGGTCTTCCAGCCCTACGTCATCAAGGAATTCGACGGTGTGAAAATCGCATTCGTGGGCGTATGTACTCCCATGACCCTGCGTTCCTCCACGCCCCGTTACTTTATGAATGACCAGGGTGAATTCATTTACGGTTTCCTGCAGGACGACACCGGCGAAGCCCTTTACGCCGCCGTGCAGAAGTCTGTCGATGATGCCCGCGCTGAAGGTGCAAACTATGTTGTCGTTCTGGCTCACCTGGGCAATGAAGCTGAGTGCTCTCCCTGGATGTACAGCGACGTCATTGCCAACACCACGGGTATTGATGCCTGGCTCGACGGCCACAGCCATGACACAGAGCAGACCGTTGAAAAGAACAAGGACGGCGCTGACGTGGTCCGCTCCGCCTGCGGCACCAAGCTGGCCAACATCGGTGCGCTGACCATTGCCAAGGACGGCACCATCTCCTCCCAGCTCTTCGGTTGGGATTCCTCCATTGCCGCTCCGAAACTGCTGGCCCTGAATAACGCCGGCAGCGAAGCTGTTGCCGCTGCTTCCGATGTGCTGAACGCGAAGCTGCAGGAAGTGGTCGCCAAGACCGCTGTGGATCTGTACATCAACGATCCCGAAGCTACCACCGATGAAGGCAAGCCCGTCCGTATCATCCGCCGGGCCGAAACCAACCTGGGTGACCTGTGTGCCGATGCTTACCGCGACCAGGGCGGCAACACGGATATCGCTTTCGTTAACGGCGGCGGCATCCGCGTACAGCTGAATGCCGGTGATCTGACCCTGAACAACATCCTGAGCGTGCATCCCTTCGGCAACAGCCTGACCGTTATCGAAGTGACCGGCCAGCAGGTGCTGGACGCCCTGGAATGGTCCGTGCATTCCCTGCCCGGCGAGTTCGGCGGCTTTGATCAGGTTTCCGGTATCACCTTCGAGTATGATTCCGAAATCGAATCTCCTGTCATTCAGGATGAAAGCAAGATGTTCGCCGGCATCGACGACACCAAGGAACGCCGCGTCCGCAACGTCCTGGTCGGTGGAGAACCGCTGGATCCCGAAAAGACCTACACCCTGGCCTCCCATGACTATCAGCTGCTGAACAACGGCGACGGCTACACCATGTTCAATGGCTGCAAGGTCCTGCAGGAGTCCGTCAAGCTGGACAACCAGGTCCTGATCGACTATATCACCCAGACTCTGGGCGGTGTGGTTGGCGAAGGTTATGACCAGCCCTACGGCCAGGGTCGTATCGTATCCGTTCACGCGGAATAA
- a CDS encoding HlyD family efflux transporter periplasmic adaptor subunit: MTEILEKSTAAENEEVKAAAEKPEGKKKKKSRKKKIIKRLIWLVIILLVLGVALWSVISKLQSEYRITYDPYTATTGSISNSLSFTGSMQLINSANYTSSEDTKVREIYVAEGDKVSEGDKLMRLYGGETIEAEFDGTVSSIDVAKGDEVKSGDSLLTVADFDHMKVSVRIGESNIGQVAKGQSCRVAVSSAGATFDAAIDKIDYVSYTGNNVAYYTGTVNVDTSTADNIWPGMQATVTVPLEEAENVTVLKMDALSTARNNTAYVYKENENGEMEEVTVTVGVSNGNYVEIKDGVTAGETVYKIAEKEEEATGLAALFSGIFTNRQVNRPNRNRNSQDGTNEFDFSNMPDMSNFPGGGSGLPGGGSDGSGGGSGFPGGGSRGN; this comes from the coding sequence ATGACAGAAATACTCGAAAAAAGTACGGCAGCGGAAAATGAAGAAGTGAAGGCTGCCGCTGAGAAGCCGGAAGGAAAAAAGAAAAAGAAAAGCCGGAAAAAGAAGATAATAAAGCGGCTGATCTGGCTGGTGATTATCCTTCTGGTGCTGGGTGTGGCACTCTGGTCTGTGATCAGCAAGCTGCAGTCAGAATACAGAATCACTTACGATCCGTATACTGCCACCACCGGCAGTATCTCCAATTCGCTGTCCTTTACCGGCAGCATGCAGCTGATCAACAGCGCGAACTATACGTCTTCCGAAGACACCAAGGTCCGTGAGATCTATGTGGCTGAGGGAGACAAAGTCAGCGAGGGAGACAAGCTGATGCGCCTGTACGGCGGGGAAACGATTGAGGCGGAATTTGACGGAACCGTCAGCTCCATCGACGTGGCGAAGGGCGATGAAGTGAAATCCGGCGACAGCCTGCTGACGGTGGCGGATTTTGACCACATGAAGGTTTCCGTCCGCATTGGTGAAAGCAACATCGGCCAGGTGGCCAAGGGACAGAGCTGCCGTGTGGCGGTTTCCTCTGCCGGCGCGACTTTCGACGCCGCGATTGATAAGATCGATTATGTGTCCTATACCGGCAACAACGTGGCCTATTACACAGGCACGGTGAACGTGGACACATCGACAGCCGACAATATCTGGCCGGGTATGCAGGCAACCGTTACCGTACCGCTGGAAGAGGCGGAAAACGTAACCGTGCTGAAGATGGACGCGCTGAGCACCGCACGGAATAACACTGCCTATGTTTATAAGGAAAACGAGAATGGCGAGATGGAAGAAGTGACGGTAACCGTCGGCGTGAGCAACGGCAACTATGTGGAAATCAAAGACGGCGTAACAGCCGGCGAAACCGTGTATAAGATCGCTGAGAAGGAAGAAGAAGCCACCGGCCTGGCGGCCCTGTTCTCCGGCATATTCACCAACCGGCAGGTGAATCGTCCCAACCGGAACCGGAACAGCCAGGACGGTACCAATGAATTTGACTTCAGCAACATGCCGGATATGAGCAACTTCCCAGGCGGCGGAAGTGGATTACCCGGCGGAGGCAGTGACGGAAGCGGCGGCGGGAGCGGATTCCCGGGCGGCGGATCACGGGGGAACTGA
- the gyrB gene encoding DNA topoisomerase (ATP-hydrolyzing) subunit B: MEQVTAVTADYGEEQIQVLEGLEAVRKRPGMYIGSTDARGLHHLVYEIVDNSVDEALAGYCKQINVTLNADGSVTVMDDGRGFPVGLHPKMGRPAVEVCLTVLHAGGKFGGGGYKVSGGLHGVGASVVNALSKHFTVTVYQNGQIYQQEYARGKYLYDLKVIGTTDRTGTTIQFWPDVRTEENPEGIFETGDFEYDTLRNRLREMAFLNKGVRIIFRDERPEQPKENDFCFEGGLREFVKFLNQHKQVLFPEPIYTEGIKDGILVEMAMQYNDSYAENVYTFANNIATPDGGTHLQGFNTAVTRAINDYGRRYKILKDNEPNLKGEDVRESLTAIVSIKMEDPQFESQTKSKLGSGQVRGVVDSLVSEELTTYLEENPTVAKAIVTRCVDAQRAREAARKAREATRRKTVLESASLPGKLADCSERDPAKCEIFMVEGDSAGGSAKGGRDSKTQAILPLRGKILNVEKVRLDRALENAEIRAMITAFGCGFGDQFDESKLRYHRIVCMTDADVDGAHIRILLLTFFYRFMRPLVEKGYVYAAMPPLYKVTKGKTSRYVYDDDELNRVLDEIGRDPKPDIQRYKGLGEMSAQQLWDTTMNPETRMMMQITPEDAMEADRLFTLLMGDDVEPRKLFIQENSDLVKDLDV; the protein is encoded by the coding sequence ATGGAACAGGTAACCGCTGTGACCGCCGATTACGGAGAGGAACAGATCCAGGTCCTGGAAGGCCTGGAAGCTGTCCGTAAGCGGCCTGGTATGTATATCGGTTCAACGGACGCCCGGGGTCTGCATCACCTGGTTTATGAAATTGTGGACAACTCCGTGGACGAAGCGCTGGCCGGCTACTGCAAACAGATTAACGTAACACTGAATGCTGACGGCTCCGTGACCGTTATGGACGACGGCCGCGGCTTCCCCGTGGGCCTGCATCCGAAGATGGGACGTCCCGCAGTTGAAGTCTGCCTGACCGTGCTGCATGCCGGCGGCAAGTTCGGCGGCGGAGGATACAAGGTATCCGGCGGCCTGCACGGCGTGGGCGCCAGCGTGGTTAACGCGCTGAGCAAACACTTTACCGTTACGGTCTACCAGAACGGCCAGATTTACCAGCAGGAATATGCCCGGGGCAAATACCTGTATGACCTGAAAGTGATCGGCACAACAGACCGCACCGGCACCACCATCCAGTTCTGGCCGGACGTCCGCACCGAAGAGAACCCGGAAGGTATCTTCGAGACCGGGGATTTCGAATACGATACCCTGCGGAACCGTCTGCGGGAAATGGCGTTCCTGAACAAGGGCGTCCGCATCATCTTCCGGGATGAACGGCCCGAGCAGCCCAAGGAGAATGACTTCTGCTTCGAGGGCGGTCTGCGGGAATTTGTCAAGTTCCTGAACCAGCACAAGCAGGTGCTCTTCCCTGAACCCATCTACACCGAGGGCATCAAGGACGGCATCCTGGTGGAAATGGCCATGCAGTATAATGACTCCTACGCGGAGAACGTTTATACCTTTGCCAACAACATTGCCACCCCGGACGGCGGTACCCACCTGCAGGGCTTCAACACCGCAGTGACCCGCGCCATTAACGACTACGGCCGGCGGTACAAGATCCTGAAGGACAATGAGCCGAACCTGAAGGGCGAGGACGTACGTGAGAGCCTGACGGCAATCGTCTCCATCAAGATGGAGGATCCCCAGTTCGAAAGCCAGACCAAGTCCAAGCTTGGTTCCGGCCAGGTCCGCGGCGTGGTGGACAGCCTGGTGAGCGAGGAACTGACCACCTACCTGGAAGAGAATCCCACGGTGGCAAAAGCCATCGTTACCCGCTGCGTGGACGCCCAGCGTGCCCGTGAAGCGGCCCGGAAAGCCAGAGAGGCCACCCGGCGCAAGACCGTGCTGGAAAGTGCCTCCCTGCCCGGCAAACTGGCAGACTGCTCTGAACGGGATCCCGCCAAGTGCGAGATCTTCATGGTGGAGGGTGACTCCGCAGGCGGCAGCGCCAAGGGCGGCCGCGACAGCAAGACGCAGGCAATCCTGCCCCTGCGCGGCAAGATCCTGAACGTGGAAAAGGTCCGGCTGGACCGGGCCCTGGAGAACGCGGAAATCCGCGCGATGATCACGGCCTTCGGCTGCGGCTTCGGTGATCAGTTTGACGAGAGCAAACTGCGGTATCACCGGATCGTATGTATGACGGATGCTGACGTGGACGGAGCCCATATCCGGATCCTGCTGCTGACGTTCTTCTACCGCTTTATGCGGCCGCTGGTTGAAAAGGGATATGTTTATGCCGCCATGCCGCCGCTGTACAAGGTGACCAAGGGCAAGACCTCCCGCTATGTGTATGACGACGATGAACTGAACCGCGTGCTGGATGAAATCGGCCGGGATCCGAAGCCGGATATCCAGCGGTACAAAGGTCTGGGTGAAATGAGCGCCCAGCAGCTGTGGGATACCACGATGAATCCGGAAACCCGCATGATGATGCAGATTACACCGGAAGACGCCATGGAAGCCGACCGGCTGTTCACACTGCTGATGGGTGATGATGTGGAGCCCAGAAAGCTTTTCATACAGGAAAACAGCGACCTGGTTAAGGATCTGGACGTTTAA